In Leptotrichia sp. oral taxon 221, the DNA window GAAAATAAAAAATATGATTTGGAAAAATATGAGTATTTGACAAAAGTATATTTAGAAGAATTAAAACCTAATAAAATAATAGTTTTTGGAACAGATCAAAGTAGTTGGAATTATTTATATAATTTATTAAACGAGTATTTTTATTCTGAAAAAGAAGATGTTGTTTTTTTAGAAGAACAAAAAAATGATGTTGAATATATAAGAAAAGTTTTTAAAGAAAGATTTCCAGATAAATGTAAAATATTTTTTATAGAAAGTAAAAATAAATTTGATAACGAAAATATTGTTTCAGATTTAGTTTTTCAAATAGAAGAAATAAAAAAAATTTTAGATGAACAAAGCAGAAATCAGGTTTATGTTGATATAACAGGAGGACTTAGAATAATATTTTTGTCATTGATTTCAATTATTAATATTTTAAAAATATATTATAGCAAATTAAAATTAAAAGTATTATATTCTCAAAATGATATAAATTTAGATTATTTTCAAATAATTGATATAACAAATGTGCTAGAAAAATTGGATTTTGTAGATGCTGCTAGTTCTTTTACAAAATATGGAAGTGTAAATAAATTAAGAGAAATCATTCAAAATAATAATTTATTGAATAAATTAGAAGAATTGTATATAAAATTACAATTTAATTTTAAAAATATTAATGATACTTACAAAGATTTAGCAAAAATAAATGTAAATAATGAGAATGAAAAAATTTTAAAAGAAAGAATTAAAGAATTAAAAACATTGAAAAATGAAAAATATCATAATAATGTGAAAAATTATGGAATAGAAATAGTCAATAAATATGAAAGTGATAATAAAAAATATAAGAGTTTAAAGGATCAAAGAAATAAGATTGTTCATCCTTTAAATAAATTTGGGAAATATATAGAAAATAATAATGCTTGCAAAAATTTATCAAAAAGAAAAATATTAATTTGGAACTTAGGAACAGGCGAATTTGGAAGAGGATATGAAAAAATATTATATAAATATATAAATAGTGATAGTGAAGGACAAGAAGAAATTATTGAAACACAGTATACATTTGAACCTTATATAGAAAATTATGATGAAATTTATATTTTTGGTCTTGAAACAGGTAGATGGGATCTTTTAACAGAATATTTTAAAAATAAGGATATAATGTTACCAAATGAGAAAATAAAATATGTTCATGTTGATAATTTTGGAAATATAAATGAATTAAATCAAAAGATAGGAAATGAAATAAAGATAAAAAAACAAGAAATAATAGAAATAGATATGGATGTTACTCATTCATTTAGAAATATTCCGTTTAATTTGTTGACTTCGTTGAGATTGTTTGAATTGTTAAATGATAATATTGTACTTCGTTCGATTTATTATGGAGAAAGAATATTAAACTCTGAATATGGAAGTATTTATAAAATACCAATTTTAGAAATAATTAATTTGTATAAATCAATAGTAGAATTTAAAGATTATACGAAGTATACAAATTTTTTAGAAAATACTAAAATGATAGACGAAAAATTATTAAAAATTATGAGAAAAATTTCAGAAGCATATACATATAATGAATATAAAAAGATTATAGAAATATCCAAAGAATTTGAAAAAATAAATAATAAAGAATTAGATCTAATAAATAAAAAAATATATGAAATTATAGAAGTAAAATTAATAAAAAATGAAACATATGAAGAATTAATGAAATTTGTAAAAAATCAGAAAAATTCTAAAAATTATGCATTGGCGTCATTTTTCTTAATAGATATTTACAAATATAAAATTTTTAAAATTGATTCAAAAGAAAAAAGCGAAACTTTTTATAAAAAAATAGAAAAGTTGAAAAATAAATATGTAGATAATAAATTAAAAACATTAATTGACTATCTAAATAAATTAAATAATGTAAGAAATTATGCAGGACATATTAATATTAGAGAGGGATTAAATCTAATTAATTTTTCAGATTCATTAGAAAAAGCAATTGAAATTATGAATAAATTAACTTTAAAAGATATTGAAAAATATGAGAAAGAATATGAAGCAATAGAATAAATAAAATAAAAAATTATTTAGTATTTTA includes these proteins:
- a CDS encoding TM1812 family CRISPR-associated protein, with protein sequence MENNILIMSLSNNLEKNIEKAKKNKKEYRWENKKYDLEKYEYLTKVYLEELKPNKIIVFGTDQSSWNYLYNLLNEYFYSEKEDVVFLEEQKNDVEYIRKVFKERFPDKCKIFFIESKNKFDNENIVSDLVFQIEEIKKILDEQSRNQVYVDITGGLRIIFLSLISIINILKIYYSKLKLKVLYSQNDINLDYFQIIDITNVLEKLDFVDAASSFTKYGSVNKLREIIQNNNLLNKLEELYIKLQFNFKNINDTYKDLAKINVNNENEKILKERIKELKTLKNEKYHNNVKNYGIEIVNKYESDNKKYKSLKDQRNKIVHPLNKFGKYIENNNACKNLSKRKILIWNLGTGEFGRGYEKILYKYINSDSEGQEEIIETQYTFEPYIENYDEIYIFGLETGRWDLLTEYFKNKDIMLPNEKIKYVHVDNFGNINELNQKIGNEIKIKKQEIIEIDMDVTHSFRNIPFNLLTSLRLFELLNDNIVLRSIYYGERILNSEYGSIYKIPILEIINLYKSIVEFKDYTKYTNFLENTKMIDEKLLKIMRKISEAYTYNEYKKIIEISKEFEKINNKELDLINKKIYEIIEVKLIKNETYEELMKFVKNQKNSKNYALASFFLIDIYKYKIFKIDSKEKSETFYKKIEKLKNKYVDNKLKTLIDYLNKLNNVRNYAGHINIREGLNLINFSDSLEKAIEIMNKLTLKDIEKYEKEYEAIE